One window of the Nocardia huaxiensis genome contains the following:
- a CDS encoding HNH endonuclease codes for MAERQPSSIIRVASFIANVGVGNRFTMKQLNASVPDVIQTDRRMRDLREMGWRIDNYKTNASLAPEEYLVREIGVRIDQGEKRPANQRRSIAGAKRRRIFERDGGACRICGVAGGQEFPDAHGHKAVLTIGHIVPKDRGGSDNDENLQIECQRCNEQSRNNIQSPPDPAEVLTAIRNLKGGHKTKKQVVGWMLSGKREISDAERAFGNWWRLPYDQRQHVKDALVKEVLSGE; via the coding sequence ATGGCGGAGCGGCAGCCGTCGTCGATCATTCGGGTGGCGAGTTTTATCGCCAACGTGGGTGTCGGCAATAGGTTCACGATGAAGCAGCTGAATGCGTCGGTGCCGGACGTGATCCAGACCGATCGGCGAATGCGTGATCTGCGGGAGATGGGCTGGCGGATCGACAACTACAAAACCAACGCGAGCCTTGCGCCGGAGGAGTATCTGGTCCGGGAGATCGGTGTCCGGATCGACCAAGGGGAAAAGCGACCGGCGAACCAGCGCCGGTCGATCGCCGGAGCCAAGCGTCGCCGCATCTTCGAACGTGACGGCGGGGCATGCAGGATCTGCGGCGTCGCCGGCGGTCAGGAGTTCCCCGACGCACACGGGCACAAGGCCGTGCTGACCATCGGGCATATCGTCCCAAAGGACCGCGGAGGTTCGGACAACGACGAGAACCTCCAGATCGAGTGCCAGCGGTGTAACGAGCAGTCCCGCAACAACATCCAGAGCCCGCCCGATCCCGCCGAGGTTCTGACCGCCATCCGCAACCTGAAGGGCGGTCACAAGACCAAGAAGCAGGTCGTCGGGTGGATGCTGTCGGGCAAACGCGAAATCAGCGACGCCGAGCGCGCCTTCGGCAACTGGTGGCGCCTTCCCTACGACCAGCGCCAGCACGTCAAAGATGCACTGGTCAAGGAAGTGCTATCCGGCGAATGA